A genomic window from Chitinophaga pollutisoli includes:
- a CDS encoding phosphatidate cytidylyltransferase, translated as MNRYLTLSAIAFLTISLSSCEIVGGIFKAGVWTGLILVALVLGLIIFLFTRGGRKD; from the coding sequence ATGAACAGATACCTCACACTTTCCGCTATCGCATTCCTCACCATCTCCCTGTCCAGCTGCGAAATCGTAGGCGGCATATTTAAAGCCGGCGTTTGGACCGGGCTTATCCTCGTTGCCCTCGTCCTCGGCCTTATCATCTTCCTCTTTACCCGCGGTGGCCGGAAAGATTGA
- a CDS encoding bestrophin family ion channel codes for MLLRDKLSLVQVFRMTWKLDITMIVFCTMAYYIDTYWLREHISIPLSITAVLGTALAFFIGFNNNQAYDRWWEGRKIWGSLVNDSRTWARDLMAFVGEDDGVGQGYTLARRMVFRHLAFVYALKSALRKDGDTYYQGYLNPDEVDAVAASKNAPNAILQLQANDLRTLRELGAVDGFLFRDLNSRLTAFSDQLGMCERIRNTIFPPSYLFFTRVFIWFYVMMTTFSLTENIGGWAILFGWAVGFVFHVTHQNGLSIMDPFETNPMSLPLNSISRTIEINLLEMLGHSPLPSPVEPVGKLYIL; via the coding sequence ATGCTCCTACGCGACAAGCTATCACTGGTACAGGTGTTCCGGATGACCTGGAAGCTGGATATAACGATGATCGTTTTTTGTACGATGGCGTATTATATTGACACCTACTGGTTGCGGGAGCATATATCCATTCCACTGAGCATTACGGCGGTGCTGGGAACGGCGCTGGCATTTTTCATCGGGTTCAACAACAACCAGGCGTACGACCGGTGGTGGGAAGGCCGCAAGATCTGGGGTTCGCTGGTGAATGATTCGCGCACCTGGGCCAGGGATCTCATGGCTTTTGTGGGGGAAGATGACGGGGTGGGACAAGGGTACACGCTGGCGCGGCGCATGGTGTTCCGGCACCTGGCGTTCGTGTACGCATTGAAGTCGGCTTTGCGGAAAGACGGGGATACATATTACCAGGGGTACCTTAATCCCGATGAAGTCGATGCTGTGGCGGCAAGCAAGAACGCGCCGAACGCCATCCTGCAGCTGCAGGCCAATGATTTGCGCACCCTCCGCGAACTGGGCGCGGTAGACGGCTTCCTTTTCCGGGATCTCAACTCCCGGCTCACGGCATTTTCCGACCAGCTAGGCATGTGCGAGCGGATCCGGAACACGATTTTTCCACCCAGTTACTTATTCTTTACCCGTGTTTTCATCTGGTTTTACGTGATGATGACCACCTTCAGCCTCACAGAAAACATCGGCGGCTGGGCGATCCTTTTCGGCTGGGCGGTAGGGTTCGTATTCCACGTTACCCATCAGAACGGATTGAGTATCATGGACCCTTTCGAAACCAACCCCATGTCACTGCCATTGAACAGCATCTCCCGGACGATCGAGATCAACCTGCTGGAGATGCTGGGGCACAGCCCGCTGCCTTCGCCGGTGGAACCGGTGGGCAAGTTGTATATTCTGTAG
- a CDS encoding AraC family transcriptional regulator produces MFVVDRPAIMNFDVPEHLKNRVTISDRLPSQYHSHRVPGTKVHYTEGSFGAYFKQEFISDDFIIGWLNFDIREHVYLYPITETPLLALYTGFEGNIPCELQGSAAKLMLPEKKFAFYYVPPMAFNRAEFAPAHYTAVYISFSNSFMQRFTNKYEAYKTLVDKQLRGEQEGEQKNLIPTGHAEKELFKAMRSYDQSEAMMEFHLQGNVMVLTAQYFNLLLNRRQVPPTLLHACDYIQENLGEDLSAATIARKVGSHSMALNKLFKDQYGKNVRQYLTQKRLEEAEYRLITTNELVWEIAAFTNLTDASHLVRLIRGKHGITPEEFREKNRLHRAG; encoded by the coding sequence ATGTTCGTAGTAGATCGTCCTGCTATCATGAATTTCGACGTCCCGGAGCATCTGAAAAACCGCGTTACCATTTCAGACCGGCTACCGTCCCAATACCACTCCCATCGCGTACCGGGAACGAAGGTGCATTATACCGAAGGTTCATTCGGCGCATATTTCAAACAGGAATTTATCAGTGATGATTTTATCATCGGCTGGTTGAATTTCGACATCCGGGAGCACGTTTACCTTTATCCCATCACGGAAACCCCGTTATTGGCGCTTTACACCGGATTTGAAGGCAATATTCCCTGCGAACTGCAAGGTTCGGCGGCGAAGCTCATGCTTCCGGAAAAGAAGTTTGCTTTCTACTATGTGCCGCCCATGGCATTCAACCGTGCGGAATTCGCACCGGCGCATTATACTGCGGTGTACATTTCCTTTTCCAATTCCTTCATGCAACGGTTCACCAACAAATACGAGGCATATAAAACGCTCGTGGATAAGCAGTTGCGTGGAGAGCAGGAAGGGGAACAGAAAAACCTTATCCCCACGGGCCACGCCGAAAAGGAGCTTTTTAAAGCCATGCGCAGCTACGACCAAAGCGAAGCCATGATGGAATTCCATTTGCAGGGGAACGTGATGGTGCTCACCGCCCAGTACTTCAATCTCCTCCTCAACCGCCGCCAGGTGCCGCCAACCCTCCTCCACGCGTGCGATTACATCCAGGAAAATCTGGGAGAAGACCTTTCCGCCGCCACCATTGCCCGGAAAGTAGGATCGCACTCCATGGCGCTCAACAAGTTGTTCAAAGATCAATACGGCAAAAACGTTCGCCAGTACCTCACCCAAAAGCGGCTGGAAGAAGCGGAATACCGCCTGATTACCACCAACGAGCTCGTCTGGGAAATCGCGGCTTTCACCAACCTCACCGACGCATCCCATCTCGTGCGCCTTATCCGCGGCAAACACGGCATCACCCCCGAAGAATTCCGCGAAAAGAATAGACTACACCGCGCAGGGTGA
- a CDS encoding carboxymuconolactone decarboxylase family protein gives MSQRVNIRKAAPAGYAAVVHLEKYLTTTRIAPLHHELIRIRASQINGCTYCMDIHGNDALALGESSRRLFTLTNWRETDFFTEEEQVILAVTEEVTLIHQGLSEETYAHAARVFDEEYIAQLIMAVIVINAWNRIGVATHLKPALD, from the coding sequence ATGTCACAAAGAGTCAACATCCGGAAAGCCGCCCCCGCAGGATACGCCGCTGTCGTTCATCTCGAAAAATATCTCACCACCACCCGCATCGCGCCGCTGCATCACGAACTGATCCGCATCCGCGCCTCGCAAATCAACGGCTGTACGTATTGCATGGACATCCATGGGAATGATGCGCTGGCGCTGGGAGAATCTTCGCGGAGGTTGTTTACCCTCACCAACTGGCGCGAAACGGATTTCTTTACGGAAGAAGAACAGGTAATTTTAGCAGTAACGGAAGAAGTGACACTCATCCACCAGGGCCTTTCCGAAGAAACATATGCCCACGCGGCCAGGGTTTTCGACGAAGAATATATCGCGCAGCTGATCATGGCCGTGATCGTCATCAATGCCTGGAACCGCATCGGCGTGGCTACGCATTTGAAACCGGCGCTTGATTAA
- a CDS encoding RNA polymerase sigma factor codes for MEDQELIQQLQQGNAEAFDQAYKKYAPSMLTIAYTFMRDRDDAADVVQDCFATLLNKPQLWKSIRDIRWYLMRMVQNQCLGVIRKRDMQQQKDEVFQYYNKSAAEDVSLPESYNNNATPQEKENKVVSWLSALSPQRKRAMELVYQQELSYQEAALKMGISKQSIKTHLRYAKQILKSKLTSILIAAVFVTMW; via the coding sequence GTGGAGGACCAAGAACTTATTCAGCAACTGCAGCAGGGAAATGCGGAAGCCTTTGACCAGGCTTATAAGAAGTATGCTCCCTCGATGCTCACTATCGCATACACTTTCATGCGCGACAGGGACGATGCAGCCGATGTAGTGCAGGATTGTTTCGCCACCCTGCTGAACAAACCGCAGCTTTGGAAGTCTATCCGCGATATCCGATGGTACCTCATGCGCATGGTTCAAAACCAATGCCTTGGCGTGATCCGCAAAAGAGATATGCAACAGCAAAAAGACGAAGTCTTTCAATACTACAATAAATCCGCCGCAGAAGACGTCTCCCTCCCGGAGTCCTACAACAACAACGCCACCCCCCAGGAAAAAGAAAACAAAGTAGTCTCCTGGCTCAGCGCCCTCAGCCCGCAACGCAAACGCGCCATGGAGCTCGTTTACCAGCAGGAGCTCTCCTACCAGGAAGCCGCTCTCAAAATGGGTATCAGCAAACAAAGCATCAAAACCCACCTCCGCTACGCCAAACAAATCCTTAAATCCAAATTGACCAGCATCCTCATCGCCGCCGTTTTCGTTACCATGTGGTAA
- a CDS encoding alpha/beta fold hydrolase, with translation MTRNRFWKRLAWFAGVFFLLLNLFCAWHAWKFTHFTDTAAPRTNPNRLSAFGKLKTVVLGVDNPRPVNKGVPPVPYETITLQSDFPLEAWLVRTPHAKGTVVLFHGYSGKKSSMIDRAMILRGLGVNTLLVDFRGSGGSGGNYTTVGFQEARDVKAAYDYLRKSGEPNIWLLGTSLGAAAVLKAVKDGGVEPKGVILEAPFATLYEATCARFRAVNAPEFPFAGMVVFWGGAIHGFWGFGHQPMEDARAAKMPALVLYGEKDERVERWEIDAVFENLGGRKELVTFPGAGHVNFLSRHRPEWTAALREFIRTE, from the coding sequence ATGACGCGTAACCGATTCTGGAAAAGACTGGCCTGGTTCGCGGGCGTCTTCTTCCTGCTGCTCAACCTGTTCTGCGCCTGGCACGCCTGGAAATTCACGCATTTTACCGATACCGCCGCGCCGCGTACAAATCCCAACCGCCTCTCCGCTTTCGGGAAGCTGAAGACCGTGGTGCTCGGGGTGGATAATCCCCGGCCGGTGAACAAAGGAGTACCGCCCGTTCCTTACGAAACGATTACGCTGCAAAGCGACTTCCCGCTGGAAGCGTGGCTTGTCCGCACGCCGCATGCAAAGGGTACAGTGGTGCTTTTCCATGGTTATAGCGGCAAAAAATCCAGTATGATCGACCGGGCCATGATCCTCCGGGGGTTGGGTGTAAATACCCTGCTGGTGGATTTCCGGGGCAGCGGCGGCTCCGGCGGCAATTACACCACCGTGGGTTTCCAGGAAGCGCGCGACGTGAAGGCGGCGTACGATTACCTCCGAAAATCGGGAGAACCTAATATCTGGCTGCTGGGCACGAGCCTCGGGGCGGCGGCGGTGCTGAAGGCGGTGAAAGATGGTGGGGTGGAACCGAAAGGCGTCATCCTCGAAGCGCCCTTTGCCACATTGTATGAGGCTACCTGCGCCCGTTTCAGGGCCGTCAACGCGCCGGAATTCCCCTTTGCGGGCATGGTGGTGTTCTGGGGCGGAGCGATCCACGGTTTCTGGGGGTTCGGGCATCAACCGATGGAAGACGCCCGCGCGGCCAAAATGCCGGCGTTGGTATTGTACGGGGAAAAGGATGAAAGGGTGGAAAGATGGGAAATCGACGCAGTGTTCGAAAACCTGGGAGGGCGGAAGGAGCTGGTGACGTTCCCCGGCGCGGGGCACGTTAATTTCCTGTCGCGCCACCGCCCGGAATGGACGGCTGCGCTAAGGGAATTTATAAGGACAGAATAA
- a CDS encoding Crp/Fnr family transcriptional regulator, which produces MISELTAHIEKFAPLPEGAGDILQTYLERRSYRRKDLLLRAGHICTANYFIIQGCCRTFQVTEKDTELTNHFAIENWWITDYFSLESGKPSAYNIQAIEDTECMVLYRDRQDELFEKLPQLERYFRIISQRALAAALQRVTYIFGNTGEERYDHFRQLFPGFLQRVPQYMLASYLGFTAEFLSRIRAKRG; this is translated from the coding sequence ATGATATCCGAACTGACGGCCCATATCGAAAAATTCGCGCCGCTGCCCGAAGGAGCCGGCGATATCCTGCAAACCTATCTCGAACGGCGCAGCTATCGCAGGAAAGACCTGTTGCTGCGCGCGGGGCATATCTGCACGGCGAACTACTTCATCATCCAGGGCTGCTGCAGAACATTCCAGGTCACGGAAAAGGATACGGAGCTCACCAATCACTTCGCCATCGAAAACTGGTGGATCACCGATTACTTCAGCCTCGAATCCGGGAAGCCTTCGGCATACAATATTCAGGCTATTGAAGATACGGAATGCATGGTTTTGTACCGCGACCGGCAAGACGAACTTTTCGAAAAACTCCCGCAGCTGGAGCGTTATTTCCGCATCATCTCCCAACGCGCGCTGGCCGCGGCGCTGCAACGCGTGACGTATATTTTCGGGAATACAGGCGAGGAACGGTACGATCATTTCCGGCAATTATTCCCCGGCTTTCTGCAGCGTGTGCCGCAATATATGCTGGCGTCTTACCTCGGCTTTACGGCTGAGTTCCTGAGCCGGATCAGGGCGAAGCGCGGTTAG
- a CDS encoding FecR domain-containing protein gives MEDNMYTRWLLVRRILGQITPGESLELDAILESDPDARALRDELQSIPPEELQEAFSSFDVHTGLLDVYDREQDMRRRRRNTIVRSILGTAAAALVAGAVWFTWLSPGTQIEQAPLATGNPDGSASLVLEDGTTISLADTGLQKHNGTAASFTNNNRVLELGGDQSPSEGWTTLVVPARLDYQVKLSDGSTVWLNSRSRLRFRFEQGKQREVFLEAGEAFFKVQGDAKNPFTVHTPEGDVLVLGTEFNVNTYSEKRMVASLVSGKVAIRHGVDRIELHPGHQALVNAGETITVEDFDPARTLSWREGVHYFDNVAINEISVMLDRWFNVDLVIDSPDVGSQRFVGRLDRNKPIQDFVNAINLTGEVTFYWKGNKLHVK, from the coding sequence ATGGAAGATAACATGTATACACGATGGCTCCTGGTTCGCAGGATACTCGGGCAGATTACGCCCGGGGAATCGCTGGAATTGGACGCCATCCTTGAGTCAGACCCCGATGCCCGCGCACTTCGCGACGAACTGCAATCCATCCCCCCGGAAGAACTGCAGGAAGCCTTCTCGTCGTTCGACGTGCACACCGGCCTGCTCGATGTATACGACCGCGAACAAGATATGCGCCGCCGCCGCCGCAATACCATCGTCCGCTCCATCCTCGGCACCGCCGCCGCCGCCCTCGTCGCAGGCGCAGTCTGGTTCACCTGGCTCTCGCCCGGCACCCAAATCGAACAAGCCCCGCTCGCCACCGGCAACCCCGACGGATCCGCCTCCCTCGTCCTGGAAGACGGTACCACCATCTCCCTGGCAGACACCGGCCTCCAGAAACACAACGGAACAGCCGCCAGCTTTACCAATAATAACCGCGTGCTCGAACTCGGCGGCGACCAGTCCCCCTCCGAAGGATGGACCACCCTCGTCGTCCCCGCTCGCCTCGACTACCAGGTGAAACTCTCCGACGGCTCCACCGTTTGGCTCAATTCCCGCTCCCGCCTCCGGTTCCGCTTCGAACAGGGCAAACAGCGCGAAGTATTCCTCGAAGCCGGCGAAGCCTTCTTTAAAGTGCAAGGGGACGCTAAAAATCCTTTCACCGTTCACACCCCCGAAGGGGACGTCCTCGTCCTCGGTACCGAATTCAACGTCAATACGTATTCCGAAAAACGAATGGTTGCCTCCCTCGTCAGCGGTAAAGTCGCCATCCGCCACGGCGTCGACCGCATCGAGCTACACCCCGGCCACCAGGCCCTCGTCAATGCCGGAGAAACCATCACGGTCGAAGACTTCGATCCCGCCCGCACCCTCAGCTGGCGCGAAGGCGTCCATTATTTCGATAACGTAGCCATCAACGAAATTTCCGTCATGCTCGACCGCTGGTTCAACGTAGACCTGGTGATCGACTCCCCCGACGTAGGCAGCCAACGCTTCGTCGGCCGGCTCGACCGGAACAAGCCTATCCAGGACTTCGTAAACGCCATCAACCTCACCGGCGAAGTCACCTTCTATTGGAAAGGCAATAAACTCCACGTAAAGTAA